AGACCGACGTGAGCTTTCGCCTGAACGCGTCGTCCATCCAGCCGATGTGCAGATCCGGGTGGAGCCGTGCCGCGCGCCGGTAGTACGCATCCTTGATCTGCACGGCCGTGGCATCTTTCTGCACGCCGAGCAGCGCATAGTAATCGACGCGGTCGAGCGCGGCGAACGCCTTGTCCACGAACGCGATCACCGCCTCACGGGCCTGTCGGCTGTCCCCCATCGGCACGTCCTACGCGGGGCGCGGCAGGTGCTGTGGATCGGCGTCGGGCGTGTCCGCGCCCGGTGAAGGCGCGCCGATCACGCGCATGGTGGCTCGGGTTTCTCGCCCGGTCTTGGTGTCGATTGCGCGCACGCTGAGAATGCCGTCCACGTCGATCGTGAACGTCACCTCGATCTCGGTTTCGCCGCGCTTGGCCGGCTCGAGGTCGTGTAGTTCGAGCGTGCCGAGCTTTTCGTTGTCGGCAAACATCTTCGCCTCGCCCTGCGACACTTGGATGTCCACGCGCGTCTGGAAATCCTTGCTCGTGATGAACTTGCGCGTGCGCTCGACCGGAATCGGCGTATTCCGCTCGATGATCGTCTCATTGTAGCCGCCGGCGACCGCGATGCCGAGGGCGCGCGGCGCGACGTCGAGCAGCAGCGAGTAAAACTGCGCGGGGTCGGCGTGGCCCGAAGTCAGCGCCGCCGCCTGCAGCGCCGCCCCGTACGCGACCGTCTCGTCGGGATTGATCCGCGCCTGCGGCTTGCGGTGGAACTGCTGTTCGATCGCGGTCCGCACCAGCGGCGTGCGAGTCGACCCGCCGACCAGGATCAAATCCGTCAGATCCCGAGGTTCGAGTCCGGCGGCGGCGAGCACCTCGCGGCACGCCTGCACACTCCGCTCGACGTACGGCTCGATCAGCGATTCGAACTGTTGCCGCGAAATCTCGAAGTCGAGCCCCACCGACTTGCCGCCGGCTCCGACGGCCAGATCGTGAATCGTCCCGGCGACCACCGGATCGTCCGACAGCCGGCACTTGATCTGCTCGCACGCCGTCTGAAGCTTCGCCCACCCCTCCGGCTGCGTCCGCAGGTCGATGCGCGTGCGCTCGAGAAACTCGCCCGCCAAACGGTTCACGAGCGCCCGGTCGAAGTCGTCGCCGCCGAGGAACGAGTCGCCGCCGGTCGCGAGCACTTCGAAGATCCGGTCGCGAATCTGCAGCACGGTCACGTCGAACGTACCGCCGCCGAGGTCATAGATCGCCAGCACCGCATTGAGCGCCTTGCCGAACCCGTACGCCAGCGCGGCGGCGGTCGGCTCGTTGAGGATGCGCAGCACCTTGAGGCCCGCGAGCTGCCCCGCCTGCTTGGTCGCCTGCCGCTGCGAGTCGGTGAAGTTCGCCGGCACGGTGATCACCGCTTTGGACACCGGCGCGCCGAGGTGCTGCTCGGCACACTGCTTGAGGTGCATCAGCACGAACGCCGAGATCTCCGGAACGGAGTAGCGGCGGCCGCGTACCACGATCATCGGCTGCTCGTTCGGCCCCTCCTCGA
The sequence above is drawn from the Deltaproteobacteria bacterium genome and encodes:
- a CDS encoding molecular chaperone DnaK, with the protein product MEGVIGIDLGTTNSVVATVRNNRVEVIPDRYGNRLHPSVVAFVPNGDVLVGHSARARRHIDPRNTIYSAKRLIGQSIRNPIVRLALSTLPYQIEEGPNEQPMIVVRGRRYSVPEISAFVLMHLKQCAEQHLGAPVSKAVITVPANFTDSQRQATKQAGQLAGLKVLRILNEPTAAALAYGFGKALNAVLAIYDLGGGTFDVTVLQIRDRIFEVLATGGDSFLGGDDFDRALVNRLAGEFLERTRIDLRTQPEGWAKLQTACEQIKCRLSDDPVVAGTIHDLAVGAGGKSVGLDFEISRQQFESLIEPYVERSVQACREVLAAAGLEPRDLTDLILVGGSTRTPLVRTAIEQQFHRKPQARINPDETVAYGAALQAAALTSGHADPAQFYSLLLDVAPRALGIAVAGGYNETIIERNTPIPVERTRKFITSKDFQTRVDIQVSQGEAKMFADNEKLGTLELHDLEPAKRGETEIEVTFTIDVDGILSVRAIDTKTGRETRATMRVIGAPSPGADTPDADPQHLPRPA